The genome window tgaagctgccagccacagatgcaggcaaaacgttaggaacaagatccacacagcccagaaaacccaccacaaccagttgaatcctgccgtgaaagcctttgacaatacattatcccTCCATCTCCTTGTTTAGGATACAGAATGCTGTCTCAAAAACATATTGTTCTTCAAAGTTTTATAAAACAGCTCAACATAGAGTGCGTACAGCAGTGTTGCACACATGAAAATGTGTCTGGGTTGGCTGGCAAAGTAGTGATGTATATTACAACATCCCTCCCTTTCTGTTTTTAGGAATAGTGGTACATCAGGAGTCTGTCTGTGCTACTTTTGGCAGTGGTTTAGGTAGCGCATGCATCGTTGATGTGGGAGATCAGAAGACGAGTGTTTGCTGTGTTGAAGATGGTGTTTCACATCGTAATACCAGGTAGCAAAATTTTCAAAATGCAGTTATGATCTCTACAGGTCTCGGGTGTTGTACAAGATAATGACATATCTTAATGCCAAAGACTTTCATGGAAGGCTTGTGAAAGAACCTTAATGCTTTGCGTAAGCAAAATGATTCTGTGGCTTATTTAAAACACTTACATGCTGGCAGTGACGTAAGTATATACTTTTAATGGGGGTGCTTGGGGGCattgccatgcctccccaagccccgtccaccctcagtgcttataaaagcagctctccgagaccAGGGACGACAGATTCCCCATCCCTGCCTGCCCCGGCTggcctcccagccagcagtcccttctgccctccatccgggcagaggcatagctagagaaaagggaacctgatgctagaatccacccccaaacagcatcactttcaatggtgtttaaactagggagcccagattctccttttaaatccaccttaaagggagaatctgaggtccccaggtaaaacagcattgaaagcgatgctgttttggagtggattatcccccaccctgaaacagcatcactttcaatgtttaaactggggacctcagattctccttttaaatccatgccgaagggggtaaatttaaaaggagaattttgggggtgcctactgtcaggggtgcaattgttagcagcaccaaactttcagggtatctttaggagactctcctgatgataccacccaggtttggtgaagtttgattcagggggtccaaagttatcgaccctcaaaggtgtagcccccatcttttattagctcccattggaaacagtgggggatgggggcatcccctttgggagtctataactttggactccctgaaccaaacctcaccaaacctgggtggtatcatctggagagtctcccaacaaatctctgaaatgttggtgctgctagcctaaaagctgcaccccctgcaggccaaaaactgaaaaaaacactaaaaaatacaaaaaaccccacaaacggggcggagctttggatatgtaatggggggggggtttgaatctGAGAAAAaacacccccttacctacgtccttgcatgcTGGCGTATGAAGATTTGAAATAACTGAAGTGGTAATCATGGGCCTTCATATATATGAATTATTTAAGTTTCTTATGAAGAGGCAGTAGGTCTTTTCTGAAAAAGATGTAAACCCCCAAActacttatttgtttgttgtttttagaTTATGCCTTGCATATGGAGGTTCTGATGTGTCAAGATGTTTTTATTGGCTTATGCAGCGAGCTGGATTTCCTTACAGAGACTGTCAGTTAGCAAAAAGGATAGACTGTCTTCTTCTTCAGCACCTAAAAGAAACGTTTTGTCATTTAGACCAGGTAAGTTGAAAATCCAGGTGGCTGGACCCATCTCTCTATATTCCATTTCCTGGCCTAAGGATACTTCTTAGTCACATGTTAGTGCACCCACGAGTTCCTTGGGGTTTTCTCTCATCGTTCGAAAGATATAtacctttcctttccattttagtAATGTCCAAACTGGCTTTCATAacattcaaaagcttatactaaCTAGGGATAGtgagctttgcctctttcttttacCTCTCTTTGGGAAGCGGGGCCATATTGGATATGGTGTTGATACAAAGATCCGGTTTAGGGCATTCAGAATATAAGATAGCTTAATAAACAAGTAAGAAGAGTATACATGGTTGGTACAAGCATCAGGCGGAAAAGGTGAAATATGTAGTCCTTCAAATCCTAATTCTATACATATCCTATCCTTAAAAGTTGCAGCATTTGATTACCTCAGATCTCAGAGTTTGGACATTTTCCCCTTTGTTCCTCAACATACATTCAAAGACAGAGTTCCATCTTTAAGACTTAACCATTCATGGCTTGAGGCAAATGGCCAAAACATAAGAATAAGAGCGCTTTTCCTCATGTCCAGAAAATTGATAATTTCACCTTGGAGTTTCTCCCTTGTGGGGTCATTCCCAGTCTTTCTGAGCCAAAGGAAGAAATACAATCAAGCCTACTGGCTTGCCCAGTCCTTCAGAAGCAATAAGCTAAAGTGTTAGCTGATAAATCTTTTGTCTCAGTTTGTCACCTCTAAAAACTGGAGTTCTCCTTTGGCCAACTATTAGCAACTAGGCTCCTGGACATAGATTGAGTGTAGACCCAAATAGTGTGATATACATGTGATCTTTAGGATGGAAGACATTTTTGCACTAATCcaatagtggggtttttttgagcaGTAGATTTACCACAGGTAAAACTAAAACTATCCATAAGTTAAAATCCACCAAatacttctgttttaaaaatgagaaaaaagccTATCACTAGCAACCACCCACCTAATCTCTGATGTATAGACACTTGTAGCAGGTGCTGATGATCTTAGCATACAGTCTTGCAATGTTAACAAAATGTAGGAATCAGTCCTTTAATCTTAGGCTGTTTAGAATATTATAGGTTGAAATCAAACCAAAAGGTACAACGTGAACAGCCTATAACTATAAATTGAGCGGGGATGCTGAATGGAGAGAAATGTATTCTCTGTGTCCCCAAAATATTAGATTGGGTGTCCATGCAATGAAACAGATTGACACTTGGTTCTACTTGACATCAAAAGGAAATTGCTTGGCATCAAGCATAATTAACATATCATTTATTTCCCCGAAAGGTTACGGCCAATAGCATAGGTAGTATTAAAAAGAGATTAGATAAATTCAGTGAGAATAACATTAGAGGAGCAAAATATGGGGCTCCATTTAGTTTACCTCTAGTTGCCAGACATTGGGGACCCTAATTAGTGGGTGACTTCCACTATCTTATGGTTTATTTAcctttctttaaaagcactgCTGAGAAAAGTCTGCTTCAGTATCTCATCGTTTTAACTTAATGGGAGGGCAGGGCATATGTAGGGAATCTATCATCAGAAAACTCAAACAAAGAGACAGGAAGTGATCAAAGCATCAGATTAGTTATAGGATGTGTTGTGCATACATACATGTACTGTCAATATGATGCTCTTTCCGTTATGTAAAAAGAAATCTTGGGTAAATATAATTAGATACATTAAAGTAGACCTTAGTAAGCATTAGGTCTGGCAGGCCACTATCAGAAATATGTTGTGGATTAGATGGACTTTCGGCTTCATCCAGCAAGGCTATTATTTTGTTCTGGATCATGAGATTATCTAAGTGACTTTGAAGTATAATATTCATGTTTCAGATAGGCTAACAGTTGTTCCCTTTACAGTTAATAACATACAAATAATGTTTTGGCACAAGAAGAACAAGTATTTTTATTGCTGCAGCTCTAGAAGCAAATAATAAGTTTGATAAGGTTGctgattctgtttcttttgagCCAGCAGTTCAGCTTGCTTGCCTAAGTAATCTGTTGGTGTTTTTGCAAAAGCTGTGTATAATACAAATATTATCTGCTGCCTTTTGAATCAAGTTCTATGCACATTGTGTGGCTGTGAATGTAAAAGAAACCTGGGAGAATGCCAAAATGTAAATATATGGGTGAAGCTTGCTGTTTCAGTTTCTGAACTGAGAAGACAGCAAATGTAGAGAACTGATGTCTATTAAAGCATTCATAATGTGTCTGTTTTACAATCAGGATTTATCTGGACTGCAAGATCATGAGTTCCAAGTTCGCCACCCAGATTCTCCAACTTTATTATATCAGTTGCGACTGGGAGATGAAAAATTACAGGTAACAGATTATTATTGTATACCTTTTGGAACACAGTTCAAAGCTGCAAAAGTCTGTAGAAAATATGAGGAATTTGATAACTTTTAACAGTTAGGAGTTTCAATTTACTCTCATTCCATCTTCCTCTAAATGATCTTGTTTAATGGCTGTAATCTTTAAAATATGTACAGTAATACAATTGTAGGATGTAACCAATTTCTAAAAACTAAAATTTCAAATTAAATGTTTCTGTTCTTCTAACTCTTTTAAGTTTCATGCCATTTCGAACAAGAACGTGGACATCTAAAATTGATTGCTTAACTATTGAATCAGTATAAGCAGGCATGGCTGTGAAAAGCAGTTTAAATTCTTTAAAGTTCTCCCCATCTCTCATGATTTAGGCTCCAATGGCACTGTTCTATCCATCAATGTTTGGAATTGTGGGGCAGAAAATGACATCCTTGCAGCAAAGATCACAAGGTGATGCAGAGGACCCACATGATGAACATTATCTCTTAGCAACACAAAGTAAACAGGAGCAGGTGTGtgtatgattttttcccctccacatcCTATGTGACCTGTTATCTTGAtagatttaattatatttaattaaAGCTTTGTTTTCAAGGAAGACATCATATGAGACTTGTTACCTTGGtagatttaattatatttaatttaaGCTTTGTTTTCGAAGAATACGGGAATGATATTGATTGTGTCTGTGCAATGACCTCTTGTAACCATGGTTAGGGTCATACTTTGATAACGTTTCTCATAAGCCTTCTTTTTATTAAGATATGAGTCTTCCTCTCTCTGAAGTAGATTAAAACTATTAGATATTTGAGGAGTGCTCTCTCAGAAGTAGCTCTTGGACTTTGGTTTCCCCCATGCACATTTGCTAGTGTCTGCTTTTACTGAGATTCTGGAATACAGATATTAGGTTATTGTAAACTTCTAGTTAATTTCaggtctgcagtggaagagctacatttgagtccagtagtatcttaggctcattccgcacatgcagaataatgcactttcaaactgctttcagtgctctttgaagctgtgaggaatggcaaaatccaattgcaaacagttgtgaaagtggtttgaaaacgcattattttgcgtgtgcggaaggggcctaagagagcaACAATAGTCTTAGGgtttgagcttttgagagtcaaagctccttttatcggatgaagggaactttgactctcaaaaactcataccctgaaaatcatcTTGTTGTCTAAGGTGTTCTTGGACTCTGGTTTACCTGTAAAATGCCAGCTTATTATGGTTATGCTGTTACTTTGTTCTGgtagttatttttaaatatattaggTAAGACTGGAtgtctttttattaaaaaaaaatgtaagtaaAACTTCAGTTGTGGTATATTAGTGAAGCACCCTAATCCTGTTAATCCAGTCTTTGGGTAACTTGCAGAATGGCTTGTGTGGTTGCATTAATTTCTTCAGTTGTGCTAACAGTCCTGCTATCTTGAGTAACAAAAGTTGCTTTTCTGGCCCTTAACCTTAATGACTCTGTAGTAATAATGGGATGAGTGCCAAAACAGGAGCATGGATTTAGGGGTTACTTTCTAACCCTTAAGTTATGAGGTGAGGGAGCTTTCTTAGAAGGCTGTTCAATCatacttttttttgcacagtttGGAATTCATTTTGCATTCAATATAAGTTGTAATTTTTCTCCTCTGCTTTTAAAGTCTGCAAAAGCAACAGCAGATCGAAAGTCCATGACCAAGCCTGGTGGATTTGAGGGAGACTTGCGTGGCCAGTCTTCAGGCATTGCTGAAAATCTCTATCCCCCAGAAGTGGAACTGGGTGCCTCTCACAGTGATTGTATTATAGGTGGAAATGACTCTGAAGAACCACTAACAGCTTACATGTCCAGAAAAACTGCTGTATCTCAATTTGAAGGAAAAGCATTAGGCCTTGACAAagcgattctgcacagcattgaCTGTTGTGGTATGCCCTTtcttgtttctttattttttgctttggTCAAGGTTCATGGTAGTATTTGTTCTGTCAGTTTGCAGAAGCTACACATGGTCATGTTTCCCAGGTAGATTTCTGTGTGTACTAgaagaatgtggggggggggaggtgacttTTACTGATTCCTCCCTCTCGCAGCAGCACAAAACACTCTGAAATTCTGCTCATGGGGGGTAGAGACCAGCCAAGAACAGCATGGAGGGAATTGGCAAAAATCAACCCCCTCCTTTGTTGCCATAGAAATCTAGTTGGGATATGACACATAATTTCTTTGTAACCTTCATACATCACTTATGGGTTTTGGGCCTATGCAGAGCCACAATTTGGAAACTTCTAGATCTAGAAAGTGGAACAAAAATCTCCTCTCCTCaagaccagcatggtgtagtggttgagagtggtgggccctaatctggagaaccgtgtttgattccccactcctccacttttatctgctgaactggatttgtttcccttctcctacgtatgaagcctgctggatgaccttgggctagtcgcagttctcacagaactctctcagccctacctacctcacaaggtatctgttggggggagaggaagggaagaagtttataagctgctttaagaccaATTACAGGAGTTCtagtttcaaatttttaaaaaaatatatagttcatccttatttatattattactagcagtaaagcccattgtactaACAAATACAACACTTtctagaaagctgttggtgggaaTGGTGCCCTCTGAGGGGGGcaaactcctcctgcctttcctcctccttggccctgctggcacccccctttgcaaagtcgggatccagctttgcaaacggggagggTGCCTAAGGAGGTGGggggaactctccccatcttcacaggtaccCTGTTGCCACCCTTTGCATGGCTGGGGTCCTGGCTTTGTgaaggggggagcagcagcatacATCCCCCTTTACAAAGCCAAGATCCCAGCTATGCAAAGGTGGGAAAGAGTCAATAGGGTGCCTATGAAGAAGGGGAAAGTTCTCCCCAGGCTTTGGAAAACAGGGTGAGGAGGGCTATCTTGCATGCAGGCTGTCCCACATGCAGGATCATGCTTTCACTTCACCCTGCTTTCACTTCACCCTGCTTCCCAAGGCCTGGGGACcttggaaaggggggtggggcgaAAGACAGTCCGGCTTGCTATCTCCCACCTCATGTCTGGAGGCCTGCATGtttcaggaagggaaggggggcacaCTGAGTCTCCCTCCACCTCATTTCCTGAGGCCCACAGGTCTCAGGAAGGGAGGTTGGGGCCCGATCCTGGTTACTGGACTCAGCGCACACGTCTTGGGAAGGGCGGTGGGggtggttggaatgtgagggatgcacttccaaccaatgggcacgcaggactcactttgtgagtcctgcacacccattggctggggatTTGTCACTGGACATTCCACACCCTTAGTGAATTATGAATGACAGCTATCTCAAACTAAAAGAGCTTATTTAACATTAGACTGATAAATGGTCCTGAGACTTTCCTTCACTGCCCCCAACAATAGGTGGTCGGTATACAGAGGCTGTTGGGACTTATGGCTTCCATCTCAGTGGTTCAAGGCATGTGAATGAATGAGACTGTGGCAAATCTGGTCACTGTAACACAGCCAATATTTCACTGCCAGTCTTCTTCATTTTTAAATAGTTGTTTCTTCTGCGTGGCATTAATTTACAGTTTATATGTCTTCCTTATGTTTGTTTTTCCAGCATCAGatgatacaaaaaagaaaatgtatagtTCTATTCTGGTGGTAGGAGGTGGTTTGATGTTCCATAAAGCCCAAGAATTTCTTCAGCACAGAATTCTCAACAAAATGCCCCCTTCTTTCAGGAGAGTGGTTGAAAACGTAGAAGTTATTACAAGGCCAAAGGTATAAATGTTGTCCGATGTTGGTAAAATGGCTGACAATAGCCTTCATGAATCCAAGCCAGTTGAAATTgtagtttcttttttttcccccagcccaTATAGGTGTATTATACATTGCAATTGTATATATTTGCCAGTACAGAAAGAACATTATATCCTATTTATGCAATATGTACTAGTTCATATACTGAATTAAgaaccagtgtgatatagtgtcgaatctgggaaacccagaatCACCATTGTgcagtggaaacttgctggatgaccttggcccagtcacccaCTCTTGACCTTAACACAAGCATTTGGATGGCTTGTGCTGTAGAGTATGCACCTTTGGTGTCTTTCTTTGAAAGAAACTGATATTGCTTGACTAGAAACATCTAGCACTGTTTTTCACAGTGGGATACTGTCCTTGTAAGAAGCAAGGCTTAAGATCCAGGCCATAAATAAGGTTGTGTTGCTTGTTTATGTTCTGCTAATTGCCCTGTCTATGGTTTTCATACAACCATCTTATTCCTAGGACATGGATCCCCGTTTGATCGCATGGAAAGGAGGTGCTGTTCTAGCTTGCCTGGACACAACACAAGAACTTTGGATATATCAACGAGAATGGCAACGCTTTGGCGTTCGTATGTTACGTGAAAGAGCTGCATTTGTGTGGTGATATGTTAGGTAGGGATTAGTGCCAAATattgttttttcctgtttttttttaaataaagatttctTAAATAAAAAGTAATGTTCTTCTCATTTGCAAAATAGTATTCAGAAATTCATGGGATCAGGATTGGATTAGGTACCATAATGTCTGATCTGTTCTCTATGGCGAAtgcagctttgactctcaaaagcttttaccctgaaaatcttgttggtctttgaggtgttactggactcagatctagcacTTCTACTGCAGATGAACATGGCTAAACTCTGAAACTGATCTGTTTTAGTTCTATTGAATGTTGATCTCGGGGGGGGAAAGCATAAGATCTGGCACTAGTGTGCCAGAGCCAAGTTTATTTTTACACAGAAAACAAAGGACAAATGATTGTATTAGTAAAACagctcaatttttttttacagaatccTATAATGAGACACTTGTGTTTGGCATCTGTTAACTTCTTTTAGAACGAATTGAAGAAACACATAGCAAGTAATTCACTATAGCTTGTTTGCTTTGATTGCAACCATGAAGAACTCCAATATGTATAAGTGTGAGGTTGCAAAGGGATTAAAATTTTAAACACTTCAGTTACAAATTTGGGAGATTCATGCATGTTTCGCATAGCACAGAGCAGCCAGTCTCCTGATGGAAAGGAACATTAAGAGTCCCTTgcgaagaaaaagaagagaaaggccTGCAAGTTTACAGCCTGGAACCTGTTAAAAGAACAATAATTACTTTTGCAGCAGGCTAAATGTTAAATGGCAGTGGAGTGGgcaacctctggcacccataCCAACAGTTGTCCACCAGATTACTTTGACTGGAACCCAGGGCCAAGTCTCTGCCCAAGCAACCAAAGCATTGACAGAACTGCTGGAGCCAGAGGTGTGAGGGAAGATGGAAGACATGGCTTATGCCCATCATCATCGCCAGGTCCTTCACAGTCACCAACCAAGTCCAAGGTGAAtcctaggccatttctgcacggccacgctgcgggggtgcgtcggcgtaaatgACGCTgacgcacacacagacacacaccccaggaccgtttgcatggacagacccggtaggggtggggaaggcggcacagcctgcgcagaggctgcaccatcccccgaacgccttaccgtccctccggccttccggcgcgtcgcacaaaGCCGCgacaggggacatgctcccctgccctgcgccgaaCCCAGCTCCTGGAGCTACCGCAGGgctgcgtgtcccctggcctgtgcgacacgccggaaggccggagggacgataaggcattcgggaaaggggaggaaattgcaccttccagctgctgccgtttgcacagcggcagttggaagccgctgtttttaaaaaacctcagtcagggagcaaggtttggaaacagcggcttcgtgccgctcgggaGTTGCGAGGCTGGCATTGTGccatgcgaacggtctcccagggacactgtttttagcgtccctgggatgctgtgtttggcccgtgcagaaagggccctagatatGCTGCCAGTATTAA of Sphaerodactylus townsendi isolate TG3544 linkage group LG03, MPM_Stown_v2.3, whole genome shotgun sequence contains these proteins:
- the ACTR8 gene encoding actin-related protein 8 isoform X1, with amino-acid sequence MTQAEKGEAAAAENGKDKERDKEREQRGAKRPIVPAAVPESLQEQIQSNFIVVIHPGSMTLRIGRATDTLPVSIPHVIARRHKQQGQLTFKDTWLLREGLNKPESPEQRQNGLKMVDQAIWSKKMSNGARRIPVSPDQVRSYNRQMRPAILDHSSGTKWTNTAHHPAYLIGEEALYVNPLDCYSVHWPIRRGQLNLHSGPGGSLTAVLADLEVIWSHAIQKYLEIPLKDLKYYRCILLIPDIYNKQHVKEVVNMILMKMGFSGIVVHQESVCATFGSGLGSACIVDVGDQKTSVCCVEDGVSHRNTRLCLAYGGSDVSRCFYWLMQRAGFPYRDCQLAKRIDCLLLQHLKETFCHLDQDLSGLQDHEFQVRHPDSPTLLYQLRLGDEKLQAPMALFYPSMFGIVGQKMTSLQQRSQGDAEDPHDEHYLLATQSKQEQSAKATADRKSMTKPGGFEGDLRGQSSGIAENLYPPEVELGASHSDCIIGGNDSEEPLTAYMSRKTAVSQFEGKALGLDKAILHSIDCCASDDTKKKMYSSILVVGGGLMFHKAQEFLQHRILNKMPPSFRRVVENVEVITRPKDMDPRLIAWKGGAVLACLDTTQELWIYQREWQRFGVRMLRERAAFVW
- the ACTR8 gene encoding actin-related protein 8 isoform X2; this translates as MHTLLSTWFQMCFDCSLSKKMVPNQQIQSNFIVVIHPGSMTLRIGRATDTLPVSIPHVIARRHKQQGQLTFKDTWLLREGLNKPESPEQRQNGLKMVDQAIWSKKMSNGARRIPVSPDQVRSYNRQMRPAILDHSSGTKWTNTAHHPAYLIGEEALYVNPLDCYSVHWPIRRGQLNLHSGPGGSLTAVLADLEVIWSHAIQKYLEIPLKDLKYYRCILLIPDIYNKQHVKEVVNMILMKMGFSGIVVHQESVCATFGSGLGSACIVDVGDQKTSVCCVEDGVSHRNTRLCLAYGGSDVSRCFYWLMQRAGFPYRDCQLAKRIDCLLLQHLKETFCHLDQDLSGLQDHEFQVRHPDSPTLLYQLRLGDEKLQAPMALFYPSMFGIVGQKMTSLQQRSQGDAEDPHDEHYLLATQSKQEQSAKATADRKSMTKPGGFEGDLRGQSSGIAENLYPPEVELGASHSDCIIGGNDSEEPLTAYMSRKTAVSQFEGKALGLDKAILHSIDCCASDDTKKKMYSSILVVGGGLMFHKAQEFLQHRILNKMPPSFRRVVENVEVITRPKDMDPRLIAWKGGAVLACLDTTQELWIYQREWQRFGVRMLRERAAFVW
- the ACTR8 gene encoding actin-related protein 8 isoform X3 produces the protein MTLRIGRATDTLPVSIPHVIARRHKQQGQLTFKDTWLLREGLNKPESPEQRQNGLKMVDQAIWSKKMSNGARRIPVSPDQVRSYNRQMRPAILDHSSGTKWTNTAHHPAYLIGEEALYVNPLDCYSVHWPIRRGQLNLHSGPGGSLTAVLADLEVIWSHAIQKYLEIPLKDLKYYRCILLIPDIYNKQHVKEVVNMILMKMGFSGIVVHQESVCATFGSGLGSACIVDVGDQKTSVCCVEDGVSHRNTRLCLAYGGSDVSRCFYWLMQRAGFPYRDCQLAKRIDCLLLQHLKETFCHLDQDLSGLQDHEFQVRHPDSPTLLYQLRLGDEKLQAPMALFYPSMFGIVGQKMTSLQQRSQGDAEDPHDEHYLLATQSKQEQSAKATADRKSMTKPGGFEGDLRGQSSGIAENLYPPEVELGASHSDCIIGGNDSEEPLTAYMSRKTAVSQFEGKALGLDKAILHSIDCCASDDTKKKMYSSILVVGGGLMFHKAQEFLQHRILNKMPPSFRRVVENVEVITRPKDMDPRLIAWKGGAVLACLDTTQELWIYQREWQRFGVRMLRERAAFVW
- the ACTR8 gene encoding actin-related protein 8 isoform X4, translated to MFPVSLLKPCFAKGLIHFWLYQHVRSYNRQMRPAILDHSSGTKWTNTAHHPAYLIGEEALYVNPLDCYSVHWPIRRGQLNLHSGPGGSLTAVLADLEVIWSHAIQKYLEIPLKDLKYYRCILLIPDIYNKQHVKEVVNMILMKMGFSGIVVHQESVCATFGSGLGSACIVDVGDQKTSVCCVEDGVSHRNTRLCLAYGGSDVSRCFYWLMQRAGFPYRDCQLAKRIDCLLLQHLKETFCHLDQDLSGLQDHEFQVRHPDSPTLLYQLRLGDEKLQAPMALFYPSMFGIVGQKMTSLQQRSQGDAEDPHDEHYLLATQSKQEQSAKATADRKSMTKPGGFEGDLRGQSSGIAENLYPPEVELGASHSDCIIGGNDSEEPLTAYMSRKTAVSQFEGKALGLDKAILHSIDCCASDDTKKKMYSSILVVGGGLMFHKAQEFLQHRILNKMPPSFRRVVENVEVITRPKDMDPRLIAWKGGAVLACLDTTQELWIYQREWQRFGVRMLRERAAFVW